Proteins from one Mus pahari chromosome 10, PAHARI_EIJ_v1.1, whole genome shotgun sequence genomic window:
- the Xirp1 gene encoding xin actin-binding repeat-containing protein 1 isoform X1, with protein sequence MADAQMQVAPTPTIQMRTGKDLSLPQPSAPEGLPPPPPKESFSKFQQQRQASELRRLYKHIHPELRKNLEEAVAEDLAEVLGSEEPTEGDVQCMRWIFENWRLDAIGDHERPAAREPVSGGNVQATSRKFEEGSFTNSSDQEPTELRPSGGDVQAARQLFETKPLDALRGQEEATQTIMREPAATGDVQGTRKLFETRPLDRLGSRPSIQEQSPLELRSEIQELKGDVKKTVKLFQTEPLCAIQDAEGTIHEVKAACREEIQSNAVRSARWLFETRPLDAFNQDPSQVRVIRGISLEEGALPDVSATRWIFETQPLDAIREIVVDEKDFQPSPDLIPPGPDVQHQRHLFETCALDTLKGEREIEAEAPPREEVIPGDVRSTLWLFETKPLDAFRDQVQVGHLQRVGHQEGEGLVTECLPSTGTSVLPLSQGVPQNDGLKGDVKTFKNLFETLPLDSIGQGEPSAYGNINRGQKTDSAEQSQGSDAPVYAMQDSRGQLHALTSVSREQVVGGDVQGYKWMFETQPLDTLGGSPGTIDVVRGITRQEVVAGDVGTTRWLFETQPLEMIHQQEQQKREEEEGKGPGGPPPELPKKGDVQTIRWLFETYPMSELAEKRESEVTGPVSKAETQSCTWMFGPQSLNQAEGSGEQHLQTSQVPAGDRQTDRHVFETESLPTSGQSSGRKPVRYCSRVEIPSGQVSRQKEVFQALEAGKKEVPETTISPGSIPTGSVHKFTWLFENCPMGSLTAESIRGDSLQEEQPKGSAGHGTPERQETAAERTLRTLHATPGILHHGGILMEARGPGELCLAKYVLPSPGQGRPYIQKEEVVCGELPRIVRQVLRRTDVDQQGLLVQEDTAGQLQLHPLRLPGPGDPGNIEDMDPELQQLLACGLGVSVSKTGLVMQETGQGLVALTAYSLQPQLTSRAPERSSVQLLASCIDKGDLHSLHSLRWEPPTDPSSGPATEESPRLHPTESIIHVTPLDSTMEMGQLRVSGSTPCPPPPRAAGKVVLPNGKPVAQAPLQETRKQMDIHHAGPKGKAASGRPEGTTASPLGSGPPDLQEAMQNLRLATAEAQSLHQQVLSRHPQGSDPVATSMPVQGVLQASTPATGVTQGSIRPVAGSEARIPAVPRKVSEDDKAVPRGLPRGRVTVQDGIYAAHPVRTSNPPGAIQPSEKESHPRHSPPQADQGQSPRPGYREPGGHSQSAWEPLGKVMPQISLEYLQAADTSLKTAPLTHHTLTSKPQAAGASLHSHNASVPPPPTLPAAVTEEPDHPTQGHHQEDPIQQASEPLQEPLLHIHNRPAGQKTPEGSETKPSKVESAMPPRKKPPVPPKPAHLSQSHPPQRLPKPLAGSARTSDSGQDHKPGEPGVASPGSTKAPTIAGQDCLPLTESSKGQKQPVHQHPLSATAPRPNRGQITSSNSQSSESPTLNVLNNDSSPPRTHSSSPKKQPVGCSKQGTPESPEIVQGSHQELQGLLSQVQTLEKEATQSVDVQALRKLFEGVPQLGGGAPQAPTAPNVTEASMEQAFGELTRVSSEVAQLKEQTLARLLDIEEAVHKALSSMSSLQSEAPTSSHPQGTAKDPGVNRVSASSRARPTSSSQVKDPPLVKNQEKVESHPEDRMRNHEEARGQSAVSVLPSRRLETPQGAEPGLLQVSPSCTGSSSPTFISVQSATKKLPEVSSPQGSHYISGKNTHLGQDIGQALLYQRDIQDQAGTRELFIKGSVPTGQPKNILEFQTGSATSKSYGATRTVTEQYEEMDQFGNTVLTSSTTITQHADPLTDPGPQLCLHTSPMLRQFLHNPSRFNSDLAEAEITWAPCNHFHPAAQ encoded by the coding sequence ATGGCTGATGCCCAGATGCAGGTAGCTCCTACACCAACCATCCAAATGAGGACAGGAAAGGACCTGTCcctccctcagccctcagccccagAGGGTCTTCCGCCACCGCCCCCCAAGGAGTCCTTCTCCAAGTTCCAGCAGCAGCGGCAAGCCAGCGAGCTCCGGCGTCTCTACAAACACATCCACCCTGAGCTGCGGAAGAACCTCGAAGAGGCTGTGGCTGAGGACCTGGCCGAGGTCCTTGGTTCGGAGGAGCCCACTGAGGGTGATGTTCAATGTATGCGCTGGATCTTTGAGAACTGGCGGCTAGATGCCATTGGCGATCACGAGAGGCCAGCTGCCAGGGAACCTGTGTCAGGTGGCAACGTTCAGGCCACCTCTCGAAAGTTTGAGGAAGGCTCCTTTACCAACAGCTCAGATCAGGAGCCTACGGAACTCCGGCCATCAGGGGGTGATGTCCAAGCTGCCAGACAGCTGTTTGAGACCAAGCCGCTGGATGCGTTGAGAGGCCAGGAGGAGGCAACACAGACAATCATGAGGGAACCTGCAGCCACTGGAGATGTACAGGGAACCAGAAAGCTCTTTGAGACTAGGCCCCTGGACCGGCTGGGTTCCCGCCCCTCTATCCAGGAGCAGAGCCCTTTAGAGCTTCGCTCAGAGATTCAGGAGCTGAAGGGCGATGTGAAGAAGACGGTGAAGCTGTTTCAGACGGAACCTCTATGCGCCATCCAGGATGCAGAGGGCACTATCCACGAAGTCAAGGCCGCCTGTCGGGAGGAGATTCAAAGCAATGCAGTGCGGTCCGCTCGCTGGCTCTTTGAGACTCGACCTCTGGATGCCTTCAACCAGGACCCCAGCCAGGTGCGGGTGATTCGGGGGATCTCCCTTGAGGAGGGAGCCCTGCCCGATGTCAGTGCAACTCGTTGGATCTTTGAGACGCAGCCTCTGGATGCCATCCGTGAGATCGTGGTAGACGAGAAGGACTTCCAGCCGTCTCCGGACCTCATCCCCCCTGGCCCAGATGTTCAGCATCAGCGACATCTGTTTGAGACATGTGCCCTGGACACTCTGAAGGGTGAAAGAGAAATCGAGGCGGAGGCTCCACCCAGGGAGGAGGTGATTCCTGGTGATGTCCGCTCTACACTCTGGCTATTTGAAACAAAACCCCTGGATGCTTTCAGAGACCAGGTCCAAGTGGGTCACCTGCAACGGGTGGGTCACCAGGAGGGTGAGGGGCTTGTGACTGAGTGTCTACCCAGTACTGGAACTTCGGTGTTGCCTCTGTCTCAGGGTGTCCCCCAGAACGATGGGTTGAAAGGGGACGTGAAAACCTTCAAGAATCTTTTTGAGACCCTTCCCTTAGACAGCATCGGGCAGGGTGAGCCTTCGGCCTATGGGAACATAAACAGAGGACAAAAGACTGATTCTGCCGAGCAGTCCCAGGGTTCTGACGCCCCCGTATATGCGATGCAGGACAGCAGGGGACAGCTTCACGCCCTGACTTCTGTCAGCAGAGAGCAGGTAGTTGGAGGTGATGTACAGGGCTACAAGTGGATGTTTGAGACACAGCCCCTGGACACACTGGGTGGAAGCCCCGGTACCATCGATGTGGTACGAGGTATTACTCGGCAAGAAGTGGTGGCTGGGGATGTTGGCACTACTCGGTGGCTCTTTGAGACACAGCCACTGGAGATGATCCACCAACAAGAGCAACAGAAacgagaggaggaggaggggaagggtccAGGAGGCCCCCCTCCTGAGCTCCCCAAGAAGGGTGATGTACAGACCATCCGCTGGCTGTTTGAGACCTACCCTATGAGCGAGTTGGCAGAGAAGCGAGAATCTGAGGTCACAGGCCCCGTGAGCAAGGCTGAGACACAGTCCTGCACCTGGATGTTTGGGCCCCAGTCTCTGAACCAGGCAGAAGGCTCTGGGGAGCAGCACCTGCAGACCAGCCAGGTTCCagctggagacaggcagacagacagacacgtctttgagactgagtctctgcCAACCTCAGGCCAATCTAGTGGAAGAAAGCCTGTGAGGTACTGCAGCCGGGTGGAGATCCCTTCTGGGCAGGTATCTCGACAGAAAGAGGTTTTCCAGGCCCTGGAGGCAGGCAAGAAAGAGGTACCGGAGACCACAATCAGCCCGGGGTCCATACCCACAGGCTCTGTGCATAAATTCACCTGGCTCTTTGAAAACTGCCCCATGGGCTCCTTGACAGCTGAGAGCATCAGAGGGGACAGCCTCCAGGAAGAACAGCCAAAAGGCTCTGCAGGCCATGGGACACCAGAGAGGCAGGAGACAGCAGCCGAGAGAACCCTTCGGACTTTGCATGCCACCCCTGGCATCCTGCACCATGGAGGCATCCTCATGGAAGCCCGAGGGCCAGGGGAGCTCTGCCTTGCCAAGTATGTGCTCCCAAGCCCAGGGCAGGGGCGCCCCTACATACAGAAGGAGGAGGTGGTGTGTGGTGAGCTCCCCCGGATCGTCCGTCAAGTGCTGCGCCGGACAGATGTGGACCAGCAGGGACTGCTGGTTCAGGAGGACACAGCTGGGCAGCTCCAGCTCCACCCACTCAGGCTGCCAGGTCCTGGTGACCCTGGGAATATTGAAGACATGGACCCTGAGCTCCAGCAGCTGCTGGCCTGTGGCCTGGGAGTCTCTGTGTCAAAGACGGGGCTGGTGATGCAAGAGACAGGGCAGGGCCTAGTGGCACTGACCGCCTactccctccagccccagctaaccagcaGGGCCCCTGAAAGAAGCAGTGTGCAGCTGCTGGCCAGCTGCATAGACAAAGGAGACCTGCACAGCCTTCACAGTTTGCGGTGGGAGCCGCCAACAGACCCAAGTTCTGGACCAGCTACCGAGGAGTCCCCGAGGCTCCACCCTACTGAGAGCATCATACATGTTACCCCATTAGACTCCACCATGGAGATGGGGCAGCTGAGAGTCTCGGGATCCACACCCTGCCCACCTCCACCTCGGGCAGCTGGAAAAGTGGTCCTTCCAAATGGGAAACCTGTAGCCCAAGCTCCATTGCAGGAAACGAGGAAGCAAATGGATATCCACCATGCTGGGCCGAAAGGGAAGGCAGCCTCAGGAAGACCAGAAGGAACCACTGCTTCCCCTCTAGGGTCTGGGCCGCCAGATCTCCAGGAAGCCATGCAGAATCTGCGTTTGGCAACCGCTGAGGCCCAAAGCCTGCACCAGCAGGTTCTGAGCAGGCATCCACAGGGCTCTGACCCTGTAGCCACCTCCATGCCTGTCCAAGGTGTTCTGCAAGCATCCACTCCTGCCACTGGGGTTACTCAAGGCAGCATCAGGCCTGTGGCTGGAAGTGAAGCCAGGATCCCAGCAGTCCCCAGAAAGGTCAGTGAGGATGACAAAGCAGTCCCCAGAGGGCTGCCTAGGGGGCGGGTGACCGTACAGGATGGCATCTATGCTGCTCACCCTGTGAGAACCTCTAACCCACCTGGGGCTATCCAGCCTTCTGAAAAAGAGTCCCATCCGAGGCACAGCCCACCCCAGGCGGACCAAGGTCAGAGTCCCAGGCCGGGGTATCGTGAGCCTGGGGGTCATTCACAAAGTGCCTGGGAACCTCTGGGGAAAGTGATGCCCCAAATCTCGCTTGAGTACCTCCAGGCAGCAGACACCTCCCTGAAGACTGCCCCTCTAACTCACCACACCCTGACCTCTAAACCCCAGGCTGCAGGTGCCAGCCTGCACTCCCATAATGCCTCTGTTCCTCCCCCTCCTACTCTCCCAGCTGCTGTGACAGAAGAACCTGACCACCCAACTCAAGGCCACCACCAGGAGGACCCCATCCAGCAGGCCTCCGAGCCCCTGCAGGAACCCCTTCTTCATATTCACAACAGACCCGCTGGCCAGAAAACCCCTGAGGGGTCAGAGACGAAACCCTCCAAAGTGGAATCTGCCATGCCTCCGAGAAAGAAACCCCCAGTACCTCCCAAGCCTGCACATCTAAGCCAAAGCCACCCACCTCAGAGGCTGCCCAAGCCCTTAGCGGGCTCTGCCAGAACCTCAGACTCAGGACAAGACCATAAGCCAGGTGAGCCAGGTGTAGCCAGCCCAGGGTCAACCAAAGCTCCCACAATAGCAGGCCAggactgcctgcctctgactgaaAGCTCCAAGGGGCAGAAGCAACCTGTGCATCAGCATCCACTCAGCGCTACGGCTCCCAGGCCTAACAGGGGTCAGATAACCAGCAGCAACAGCCAGAGCTCCGAGTCTCCTACATTGAACGTTCTCAACAATGACTCCAGCCCACCACGAACGCACTCTAGCTCCCCCAAAAAGCAGCCTGTGGGCTGCTCCAAGCAGGGGACCCCTGAGAGCCCAGAGATTGTCCAGGGCAGCCATCAAGAGCTCCAGGGCCTCCTGAGCCAAGTGCAAACCCTGGAGAAGGAAGCAACTCAGAGCGTGGATGTGCAGGCCCTGCGGAAGCTCTTTGAGGGTGTGCCCCAGCTGGGAGGGGGAGCCCCTCAGGCTCCCACCGCCCCCAACGTGACTGAGGCCTCTATGGAGCAGGCCTTTGGGGAACTGACTCGGGTGAGTTCAGAGGTTGCCCAGCTGAAAGAACAGACCCTAGCCAGGCTGCTGGACATCGAAGAAGCAGTGCACAAGGCTCTTAGCTCCATGTCTAGCCTCCAGTCTGAGGCTCCCACAAGCAGCCATCCACAGGGAACTGCAAAGGATCCCGGTGTGAACAGGGTCTCCGCCAGTAGCAGAGCCAGACCGACAAGCTCCAGCCAGGTCAAAGATCCACCCCTAGTCAAAAACCAAGAAAAGGTTGAGAGCCATCCTGAGGACAGGATGAGAAATCACgaagaggccagaggccagtcAGCAGTGAGCGTCCTGCCCTCCAGGAGGCTGGAGACACCACAAGGAGCCGAGCCTGGCCTCCTACAAGTCTCACCTTCCTGCACAGGATCCTCCTCTCCAACTTTCATCTCAGTCCAATCAGCTACAAAGAAGCTTCCGGAAGTTTCTAGCCCTCAGGGAAGCCATTATATCTCAGGGAAAAATACACACCTAGGTCAGGACATAGGTCAAGCCCTGCTCTACCAGAGAGACATCCAGGATCAGGCTGGGACAAGGGAGTTGTTCATCAAGGGTTCTGTGCCCACAGGGCAGCCAAAGAACATTCTGGAATTCCAGACTGGGTCAGCTACCTCCAAGTCCTATGGAGCCACACGAACAGTGACCGAGCAGTATGAGGAGATGGACCAATTTGGGAATACAGTCCTCACttcctccaccaccatcacccagcatGCAGACCCGCTGACGGACCCCggcccccagctctgcctccacaCTTCTCCTATGCTAAGGCAGTTCCTCCACAACCCCTCCAGGTTCAACAGCGACCTGGCAGAAGCTGAGATAACATGGGCTCCCTGTAACCACTTCCACCCAGCTGCCCAGTGA
- the Xirp1 gene encoding xin actin-binding repeat-containing protein 1 isoform X2 encodes MADAQMQVAPTPTIQMRTGKDLSLPQPSAPEGLPPPPPKESFSKFQQQRQASELRRLYKHIHPELRKNLEEAVAEDLAEVLGSEEPTEGDVQCMRWIFENWRLDAIGDHERPAAREPVSGGNVQATSRKFEEGSFTNSSDQEPTELRPSGGDVQAARQLFETKPLDALRGQEEATQTIMREPAATGDVQGTRKLFETRPLDRLGSRPSIQEQSPLELRSEIQELKGDVKKTVKLFQTEPLCAIQDAEGTIHEVKAACREEIQSNAVRSARWLFETRPLDAFNQDPSQVRVIRGISLEEGALPDVSATRWIFETQPLDAIREIVVDEKDFQPSPDLIPPGPDVQHQRHLFETCALDTLKGEREIEAEAPPREEVIPGDVRSTLWLFETKPLDAFRDQVQVGHLQRVGHQEGEGLVTECLPSTGTSVLPLSQGVPQNDGLKGDVKTFKNLFETLPLDSIGQGEPSAYGNINRGQKTDSAEQSQGSDAPVYAMQDSRGQLHALTSVSREQVVGGDVQGYKWMFETQPLDTLGGSPGTIDVVRGITRQEVVAGDVGTTRWLFETQPLEMIHQQEQQKREEEEGKGPGGPPPELPKKGDVQTIRWLFETYPMSELAEKRESEVTGPVSKAETQSCTWMFGPQSLNQAEGSGEQHLQTSQVPAGDRQTDRHVFETESLPTSGQSSGRKPVRYCSRVEIPSGQVSRQKEVFQALEAGKKEVPETTISPGSIPTGSVHKFTWLFENCPMGSLTAESIRGDSLQEEQPKGSAGHGTPERQETAAERTLRTLHATPGILHHGGILMEARGPGELCLAKYVLPSPGQGRPYIQKEEVVCGELPRIVRQVLRRTDVDQQGLLVQEDTAGQLQLHPLRLPGPGDPGNIEDMDPELQQLLACGLGVSVSKTGLVMQETGQGLVALTAYSLQPQLTSRAPERSSVQLLASCIDKGDLHSLHSLRWEPPTDPSSGPATEESPRLHPTESIIHVTPLDSTMEMGQLRVSGSTPCPPPPRAAGKVVLPNGKPVAQAPLQETRKQMDIHHAGPKGKAASGRPEGTTASPLGSGPPDLQEAMQNLRLATAEAQSLHQQVLSRHPQGSDPVATSMPVQGVLQASTPATGVTQGSIRPVAGSEARIPAVPRKLL; translated from the exons ATGGCTGATGCCCAGATGCAGGTAGCTCCTACACCAACCATCCAAATGAGGACAGGAAAGGACCTGTCcctccctcagccctcagccccagAGGGTCTTCCGCCACCGCCCCCCAAGGAGTCCTTCTCCAAGTTCCAGCAGCAGCGGCAAGCCAGCGAGCTCCGGCGTCTCTACAAACACATCCACCCTGAGCTGCGGAAGAACCTCGAAGAGGCTGTGGCTGAGGACCTGGCCGAGGTCCTTGGTTCGGAGGAGCCCACTGAGGGTGATGTTCAATGTATGCGCTGGATCTTTGAGAACTGGCGGCTAGATGCCATTGGCGATCACGAGAGGCCAGCTGCCAGGGAACCTGTGTCAGGTGGCAACGTTCAGGCCACCTCTCGAAAGTTTGAGGAAGGCTCCTTTACCAACAGCTCAGATCAGGAGCCTACGGAACTCCGGCCATCAGGGGGTGATGTCCAAGCTGCCAGACAGCTGTTTGAGACCAAGCCGCTGGATGCGTTGAGAGGCCAGGAGGAGGCAACACAGACAATCATGAGGGAACCTGCAGCCACTGGAGATGTACAGGGAACCAGAAAGCTCTTTGAGACTAGGCCCCTGGACCGGCTGGGTTCCCGCCCCTCTATCCAGGAGCAGAGCCCTTTAGAGCTTCGCTCAGAGATTCAGGAGCTGAAGGGCGATGTGAAGAAGACGGTGAAGCTGTTTCAGACGGAACCTCTATGCGCCATCCAGGATGCAGAGGGCACTATCCACGAAGTCAAGGCCGCCTGTCGGGAGGAGATTCAAAGCAATGCAGTGCGGTCCGCTCGCTGGCTCTTTGAGACTCGACCTCTGGATGCCTTCAACCAGGACCCCAGCCAGGTGCGGGTGATTCGGGGGATCTCCCTTGAGGAGGGAGCCCTGCCCGATGTCAGTGCAACTCGTTGGATCTTTGAGACGCAGCCTCTGGATGCCATCCGTGAGATCGTGGTAGACGAGAAGGACTTCCAGCCGTCTCCGGACCTCATCCCCCCTGGCCCAGATGTTCAGCATCAGCGACATCTGTTTGAGACATGTGCCCTGGACACTCTGAAGGGTGAAAGAGAAATCGAGGCGGAGGCTCCACCCAGGGAGGAGGTGATTCCTGGTGATGTCCGCTCTACACTCTGGCTATTTGAAACAAAACCCCTGGATGCTTTCAGAGACCAGGTCCAAGTGGGTCACCTGCAACGGGTGGGTCACCAGGAGGGTGAGGGGCTTGTGACTGAGTGTCTACCCAGTACTGGAACTTCGGTGTTGCCTCTGTCTCAGGGTGTCCCCCAGAACGATGGGTTGAAAGGGGACGTGAAAACCTTCAAGAATCTTTTTGAGACCCTTCCCTTAGACAGCATCGGGCAGGGTGAGCCTTCGGCCTATGGGAACATAAACAGAGGACAAAAGACTGATTCTGCCGAGCAGTCCCAGGGTTCTGACGCCCCCGTATATGCGATGCAGGACAGCAGGGGACAGCTTCACGCCCTGACTTCTGTCAGCAGAGAGCAGGTAGTTGGAGGTGATGTACAGGGCTACAAGTGGATGTTTGAGACACAGCCCCTGGACACACTGGGTGGAAGCCCCGGTACCATCGATGTGGTACGAGGTATTACTCGGCAAGAAGTGGTGGCTGGGGATGTTGGCACTACTCGGTGGCTCTTTGAGACACAGCCACTGGAGATGATCCACCAACAAGAGCAACAGAAacgagaggaggaggaggggaagggtccAGGAGGCCCCCCTCCTGAGCTCCCCAAGAAGGGTGATGTACAGACCATCCGCTGGCTGTTTGAGACCTACCCTATGAGCGAGTTGGCAGAGAAGCGAGAATCTGAGGTCACAGGCCCCGTGAGCAAGGCTGAGACACAGTCCTGCACCTGGATGTTTGGGCCCCAGTCTCTGAACCAGGCAGAAGGCTCTGGGGAGCAGCACCTGCAGACCAGCCAGGTTCCagctggagacaggcagacagacagacacgtctttgagactgagtctctgcCAACCTCAGGCCAATCTAGTGGAAGAAAGCCTGTGAGGTACTGCAGCCGGGTGGAGATCCCTTCTGGGCAGGTATCTCGACAGAAAGAGGTTTTCCAGGCCCTGGAGGCAGGCAAGAAAGAGGTACCGGAGACCACAATCAGCCCGGGGTCCATACCCACAGGCTCTGTGCATAAATTCACCTGGCTCTTTGAAAACTGCCCCATGGGCTCCTTGACAGCTGAGAGCATCAGAGGGGACAGCCTCCAGGAAGAACAGCCAAAAGGCTCTGCAGGCCATGGGACACCAGAGAGGCAGGAGACAGCAGCCGAGAGAACCCTTCGGACTTTGCATGCCACCCCTGGCATCCTGCACCATGGAGGCATCCTCATGGAAGCCCGAGGGCCAGGGGAGCTCTGCCTTGCCAAGTATGTGCTCCCAAGCCCAGGGCAGGGGCGCCCCTACATACAGAAGGAGGAGGTGGTGTGTGGTGAGCTCCCCCGGATCGTCCGTCAAGTGCTGCGCCGGACAGATGTGGACCAGCAGGGACTGCTGGTTCAGGAGGACACAGCTGGGCAGCTCCAGCTCCACCCACTCAGGCTGCCAGGTCCTGGTGACCCTGGGAATATTGAAGACATGGACCCTGAGCTCCAGCAGCTGCTGGCCTGTGGCCTGGGAGTCTCTGTGTCAAAGACGGGGCTGGTGATGCAAGAGACAGGGCAGGGCCTAGTGGCACTGACCGCCTactccctccagccccagctaaccagcaGGGCCCCTGAAAGAAGCAGTGTGCAGCTGCTGGCCAGCTGCATAGACAAAGGAGACCTGCACAGCCTTCACAGTTTGCGGTGGGAGCCGCCAACAGACCCAAGTTCTGGACCAGCTACCGAGGAGTCCCCGAGGCTCCACCCTACTGAGAGCATCATACATGTTACCCCATTAGACTCCACCATGGAGATGGGGCAGCTGAGAGTCTCGGGATCCACACCCTGCCCACCTCCACCTCGGGCAGCTGGAAAAGTGGTCCTTCCAAATGGGAAACCTGTAGCCCAAGCTCCATTGCAGGAAACGAGGAAGCAAATGGATATCCACCATGCTGGGCCGAAAGGGAAGGCAGCCTCAGGAAGACCAGAAGGAACCACTGCTTCCCCTCTAGGGTCTGGGCCGCCAGATCTCCAGGAAGCCATGCAGAATCTGCGTTTGGCAACCGCTGAGGCCCAAAGCCTGCACCAGCAGGTTCTGAGCAGGCATCCACAGGGCTCTGACCCTGTAGCCACCTCCATGCCTGTCCAAGGTGTTCTGCAAGCATCCACTCCTGCCACTGGGGTTACTCAAGGCAGCATCAGGCCTGTGGCTGGAAGTGAAGCCAGGATCCCAGCAGTCCCCAGAAAG CTGCTGTGA